The Photobacterium sanguinicancri genome includes the window GTTATTCGTGCAGCACAGGTTACAGATTCTCAATCTGAATATAATGCAGAGCAGATAATTATTGTTATGTCTGATGGTTCAGATTCGAGTACTGATAAGTTACCCAATACATTCTTAAAGTCTCTAGTCAAAAGGGGACTGTGTGAAAACATAGTCAGTAACCTTGAGGGTAAAGTAGATAGGCATGGTAACAAACTTAATGTTATTTTTAGTGTGATTGGAATCGACTTTTATCTTGATGAAACTAAAAATGGTTTTTTCGACTGTGTTGGTAAAAATAACATTTATCAAGCTAAGCAGGGAGATGATGTATACAAATACATTATTAATTTATTGAGTGAAGAAACAGGAAGATTAAAACTATGAATTTTTCAAACAAGTTGTGCTGTGTTTTTTTTGCATTAGGTTTTTTTCCAGTGCACGCCTCATGCATTGATGTTGATAATGCTTATAACCATACTGTTGCTGTAATTTCAAAGACAGAAGTAACTACTCAAGTACGTGGTAATTTATTGAATAAAAATACCAAAGAAAAAATGCAAGTTTTATCTAGTGATAAGATTGTTAGCTCAGAAGCGCCATATTCTAATTCTTGCTTTTATAATGCTAATGATAAAATGCTTACTCTTATCTACGGATTTGATAGTGATAAGTTGTCTGTTAAGCACAAATCAAGTCTAAGAGATTATTTAGATAATGCAGGAAAGGTGACATCAATTGAGATTGAAGGTCATGCTGATTCAAGTGGTGATTCAAAATATAATGTTAAGCTTTCATCACGAAGGGCTAATAATGTTGCTCAGTACATAAGAAATGAAATTGGTAAAAATGTTAAGATTTCAATGAAAGCATATGGTGAATCTCAACCGTCTTGCTCTGTTGAAATAAATAAAAGAAAGGGCTGTAATCGCCGTACAAGTTTGACAGTTTTGCATTGATGAGGAGTTGGTGATTGTTACTATGGTATGTAAACTATCTATTTTAAATAGAGCTATTACTTTCGTTTTTTTGTTACTTTTCAATTGCTTGTCTTTGGCTGGTAATGCTGTTGATTACAATGGCTCTGCTACTAAAGAAATTAAATTTAATAAGCTTCCTTTTTGGGATGAAAATGTAATTGATTCTGGTCCATTTGTTGTGGTGCAAAACACAAAGAATGGATATGTAATTGAATCTAGATTGTCATCTTTGAAATTAAATGAAAAGTATATAAATGCTCAAGCATATTATTCTAAGTTTATGTTACCATCGATTGACAATAACAAATATTTGAATAGCCTCAAATATAGCTATGCATTTTTGTTAGAAATCCCAAAGGATAAATATGCTTTATTGACGATAGAGTCAACGCTTTGGTCCGAAAGCTACATTGGTATTATTGAGGCATTTAGTTTTAATGATGAAAATTATGATCGTATTGTTAAAGTAGACGAAAATCCTATTCGCTTAATTGGAAATGTTTTGCAAGAAGATGCAAAATATATAGCGGTTGTATATAACCCTATTGCTTATTCTTCTGAAGGTCATTTTTTTAGATTTGCGACAAGAGTTCGTTTTAGGCTTGATTTATACTCTTTGGCCACGTCTAAACTCAATAGACCTGAATGTGACGACTTTTATGATCAAAAGTTAGATTTATACTTGAGTGATAACTGTTATTTTAACGATATCGTAAGTACGTTTAGACGAGTCCTATTTTAGTATTTAAAAACCACCCGATATATCGGGTGGTTTTCATTATATTTTTTTTGCCGCTAACTTCGCTTTAATAAACAAAGAGTGATCGATATAGATAAGCTCGGCGACTTGTCTGATCACGGCTTCTTCTTGTGGGTCGATGACACCATCGGCGTACGCGACTTCCCACATTGCTTCAATTAAGGAGTAACGCTGCTCTGGCAAGAGTTCACGAAGCTTAGTTGTAAATTCATACAAGGACACAGACGCTTTGCTTTTAACCGTGGCCTCTTTGAGTAGACTGGCTGCTTCCGCTTCATTAATCTCCAGCAGCATGGTGAGCAAGTGTGCTTTTGCTTGTTCTTCACGAGGATCAATTTCGTGGTCAGCATTCGCGACTTCACACAACAACGATGCCATAGCAAGGTGCATAGACGGGGTATCGACTGCACCACCATCTGTTCCCTCATGCATAACTTGGCGAAATAAAACACGTAACTGTTTGAACATAGCAATCTCTCTATTCTTTTAATTGTGTTGTGAGGTGAGCAAACGTCGTAGATGTAATCAGGTTAAGATGTCCTTTTTTGCACTCCGTCACAAGCTTAACTTTCATTTTTCATAATAGTTGCATGGTTATCGGACATCAAAATTTCCAGATAAATCCCTTACGTTGAAGGTAATTGTTCGTGAAGATGAACAGACCTTTGCTCAAATGTGGTAGAATCGCGCCAGTTTTTTTCGTGTTCAGAATCAGGAAATCCCTTGAGTCAGGATAACAACACCTCTTCAAGCGTTTTAAATAATGAAAAAACGCTAAAAGCGGCGATCAAAGATTGCATGATGCGCGACCGTTTCCGTCTACAGAAACGTATCCAAGGCGCGGCCAGAATTAAAAATGAAAAAGCCAAGCATACCGTTTTTGATGAGATCGCTCTCGATATAGCCAAATCAATGCAAATTGTTCAGATGCGTCAAACGCAGCGTCCAACAATTTCATACCCAGAACTACTCCCTGTTAGTCAGAAAAAAGATGACATTGCAGAAGCCATTAAACATAACCAAGTGGTTATTGTGGCGGGTGAAACTGGTTCGGGTAAAACCACGCAGCTACCTAAAATCTGTTTAGAGTTAGGCCGTGGCGCATCAGGCATGATTGGTCATACTCAGCCTCGTCGACTTGCTGCACGTACTGTTGCCGCACGTATTGCAGAAGAACTCCAATGTGAGTTGGGCTCATACGTCGGTTATAAAGTTCGCTTTAACGATCAGGTGTCTGATCGTAGCCAAGTAAAACTAATGACCGATGGTATCTTGCTGGCAGAGATCCAAAACGATCGCTTCTTAAGCCAATACGACACCATCATTATCGATGAAGCGCATGAGCGTAGTCTGAATATCGATTTCATCATGGGTTACTTACGCGAATTGCTGCCTAAGCGCCCAGACTTGAAAGTGATCATCACGTCGGCAACCATCGATCCAGAACGTTTTTCTAAGCACTTTCTTGATGCGCCTATCATTGAAGTATCGGGTCGAACTTACCCTGTAGAAACACGTTACCGCCCAATTACTGAAGATGGCGATGATACAGATCGTGATCAGCTTCAGGCTATTTTTGATGCGGTTGATGAACTGTGCGATGAAGGGCTAGGGGACATCCTGATCTTCATGAACGGTGAGCGTGAAATTCGTGATACCGCCGATGCGCTAGAAAAACGTAATCTGCGTGACACAGAAGTCTTGCCTTTGTATGCCCGTTTGTCTGCTAATGAGCAAAACCGTGTATTCCAATCGCATTCTGGCCGACGTATTGTTTTATCTACCAACGTGGCAGAAACATCGTTAACAGTACCGGGTATTAAGTACGTTATCGATCCGGGTACTGCGCGTATTAGCCGTTATAGTTACCGTACTAAGGTACAGCGTCTTCCAATTGAAGCTATCTCGCAAGCGAGTGCGAATCAGCGTAAGGGTCGTTGTGGTCGTGTGCAGGAAGGTATCTGTATTCGTCTTTACTCGGAAGAAGATTTCTTATCTCGCCCTGAGTTTACCGACCCGGAAATTCTGCGTACGAATTTAGCGTCTGTTATTTTACAGATGACCGCGATTGGCTTGGGTGATATTCAAGCCTTCCCATTTGTTGAAGCGCCAGATAACCGCAATATCCAAGATGGTATTCGCCTGCTTGACGAACTGGGTGCAATCAATAATAAAGCGACCGATCCGCGTAAGCGTTTAACGCAACTGGGTCGTCAGTTAGCACGGCTGCCGATTGATCCACGTTTAGCGCGTATGGTGCTTGAAGCGCCAAAACAAGGTGCGCTTCGTGAGGTAATGATCATCGCCTGTGCTTTATCTATTCAAGACCCGCGTGAGCGTCCGTCAGATAAGAAGCAAGCATCTGATGAGAAACACAGCCGCTTTAATGACAAAGAATCTGATTTTATAAGTTATGTAAATCTATGGAATTACATACAAGAACAGCAGAAAGAATTATCGGGTAACCAGTTCCGTCGCCAGTGTAAAAAAGACTACCTGAACTACCTGCGTGTGCGTGAATGGCAAGATATTTACTACCAAGTATCTCAGGTAGTGAAAGAGCTTGATTTCAGAATTAACGAACAAGAAGCCAGCTACCAAGGTGTTCATACGGCACTACTGGCGGGTATGTTGTCGCACATTGGTTTGAAAGATCCTGAGAAAAATGAATACCAAGGTGCTCGTAATGCACGCTTTAACATCTTCCCTGGCTCTGGGATTTTCAAGAAACAGCCAAAATGGGTGATGGTTGCTGAGTTGGTTGAAACCTCACGTTTGTGGGGGCGTGTTGCAGCTAAAATTCAGCCTGAATGGCTTGAACCACTAGCACAACATTTGATCAAACGTAGCTACAGTGAACCTCATTGGGAAAAGAAACAAGCTGCTGTCTTTGCCTTTGAAAAAGTGATGCTTTACGGGATCCCTGTTGTTGGCAAACGTAAAGTGAATTACGGACGCATTGACGCACAAGTCTCTCGAGAGATTTTTACGCGTTCAGCGTTAGTCGAAGGTGATTGGGACACCAAGCACAAGTTTTTCCATCAAAACCGTAAACTATTACGTGAAGTAGAAGAACTTGAGCATAAATCCCGTCGTCGCGATATTTTAATTGATGATGATCAGCTGTTTGAATTCTACGATCAGCGTATTGAACACACGGTTGTTTCAGGTCGTCACTTTGATACGTGGTGGAAGGCGACTTCGAAAGAAAATAATGAGCTGCTTAACTTTGAACGAGAAATGTTGTTCAGAGGTGATGCAAGCCATGTTACAGATTTGGATTACCCGAACTTCTGGCATCAGGGCGGGCTAAAACTGAAGCTAAGCTACCAGTTTGAACCGGGTGAAGATAACGACGGTGTGACAGTTCACATTCCATTGCCTATCTTAAACCAAGTTGAGCCTGACGGCTTTGACTGGCAGATCCCAGGTCTACGCCCAGAGCTTGTGATTGCATTGATTAAGTCGTTACCTAAGCCAATCCGTCGCAGCTTCGTACCAGCACCAAACTACGCTGATGCGTTTTTATCTCGTGTAGAAGCGCAGTCAATGCCACTACTTGATGCGCTTGAGAAAGAGCTGAAACGCATGACGGGCGTGACAGTACTGCGTGAAGACTGGAAACCAGAGCAAGTACCTGATCACTTGAAGATTACGTACCGCAGTGTTGATCACCGCAACCGTAAGCTAAAAGAAAGCAAAGATTTATTTGGATTGAAAGAAAGCCTGAAAGATAAGGTGCAAGAAACCTTATCGCAAGTCGCAGATGATGACATCGAGCAAGAAGGCTTAAAAACGTGGAGCTTTGGTGCACTGCCTGAACGTTATCAGCAAAAACGTGGCGGCTTTGAAGTGAAAGCTTTCCCTGCGTTGGTGGATAATAAAGATTCTGTCGGTATCAAGTTGTTTGAAACACAAGAAGAACAGCAAACGGTGATGCAGCAAGGTCTACGCCGTTTAGTCTTACTGAACGTGCCATCGCCGATTAAATACTTACATGCGAACTTGCCGAATAAGTCAAAGTTAGGTTTGTACTTTAACCCATACGGTCGGGTGTTAGATTTGATTGATGACTGTATCGCTTGTGGTATTGATAAGCTGTTAGAGCAGCAAGGTGGACTTGTTTGGGAGCCAGAGAAATTTGAAGCAACCAAAGAATTCATTCGCGCTGAACTTGGTGACACGGTTGTTGATGTGGCGAAGCAAGTGGAAGAAATTCTAACCATGGCTTTCTCTATCAATAAGCGCTTAAAAGGCCGTGTTGATCTGACGATGGCGTTTGCCTTATCTGATATCAAAGCACAAATTGATGGCTTGATCTTCAAAGGTTTTGCAACTGAATGTGGTTGGAAACGTCTGCCTGATATTCTTCGTTACATGCGTGCGATTGAACGCCGCATGGAGAAGTTGCCGATTGATCCAAACAAAGACCGCGTTCATATCCTGAAAATTGATTCGGTAGTGAGCGATTACAAAGAACTCTTGAACAAGATACCGAAAGGGCAGCCAGTGCCTGATCAGGTCAAAGAGATCCGCTGGATGATAGAAGAACTGCGTGTGAGTTACTTTGCTCAGCAGTTAGGGACACCATACCCAGTTTCTGATAAGCGTGTACGTAACGCAATTAACGAGTGTTAATGCGAAGCTAAAACGCGGGCAATAAAATAAGAACCGAAACCTTAGTAATGAGGCTTCGGTTTTTTTATGGGTTAAGATTGATCGCTCGTTCATCTGTGCAATGAACAAGTCTGTAATAACATTTTAGTGTTAGCCTAGTTTCAGATAATAGCTGCGGCACGCATGCTGCTTGATATACTAAAAGTGATAGAATAGTATCACTTTAGAATTCTTTTGGAGCAGCTCTTATGAAAGTAGAACTAGTCACCTCGCTGAAGCGTCAAGCAACTAAGATCCTCTCCGAGCTCCACGACACTAAAGAGCCAGTATTAATTACCGAACACGGTAAACCATCTGCATATTTAGTCGATGTGGATGATTACGAGTTTATGCAAAACCGTTTGGCAATTCTTGAGGGTATTGCGCGAGGGGAACGTGCGTTAGCAGACGGTAAAGTTGTTACTCACGAAGAAGCCAAGGACAAAATGTCAAAATGGCTGAATTAATCTGGACTGAACCAGCGTTATCCGATCTCAATGATATAGCTGAATACATCGCACTTGAAAACGTCGTAGCTGCAAAACAATTGGTTCAAACGATCTTCTCTAAAGTTGAGCGTCTAGAGGCTTTTCCTGAGTCTGGGCGTATTCCACCTGAACTAGAATATCTAAATTACCGTGAAGTTGTCGTTAATCCATGCCGTATTTTCTATAAGCAAGGCGGTGACAAAGTATTTATTCTGTTTGTTATGCGCGTAGAAAGAGATTTGCGAAAGTTCCTGTTGAGTAAGCAATGATCTTTAGGACTGAGCGGCTATAAACTGTTCAATAGTTATGCGCAATGTGTGGCGTTTTGCTAATACAAAAAACGGAGCATGAGCTCCGTTTTAAGTCTATTGATGATCTTGCTAAGATGCGGGGATTAACGTTCCCAGTAATCTTCTTTTAGGCAGTCTTCACGCTCTGGTAGGCCGCGAGATAGGCGAGGAGCGTGCTGGGTTAGCACCTCGTAGCTTACTCGATTAGAGTAGCGACAGATTTGCGAGAATGAAGAGTAAGCCAAGAACTCAGCTTGGTGCTTAGATGAATTCGGCACATTCGCTTTATGGAAGCCGTTAGCAGACATATCGTGCAGTAATGCAGATAGCGCGGCATCACCAGCACCGTTGGTGTTTTTGATTTCCACCGGACCACCTAGGTATGGTGCAATGTGCGAGTAAACACGTAGTGGTTTCACACAATCTGCTTTACGCATAGGGCGGCTGAATTCGTATTTATTGAATTCGGCAATTTGGCCAGGAAGCAGTGGGTGAGTAGACTCACGCTTTAATTCATCTTCAGTGTAGCCAGCCATGTACAAGCCAACAGGGCCTGCAGTACATAACACCATATCAACCCACTCAAGTGCTTTGTCAGCAGCTAATAGTGGATCTTTCTCGCCAGTTAGGGCTTCACCTTCTTCTTCGTTCATTGCTACACAAGTAACGTGTTCTTTTAAGAACTCAATCCACCATTCTTTTTTATCTTCGATCACATATTTTGTGCCAAGTGTAAGAACGACAGGTACGTTATGTTTTTTAGCAAATTCGATAGCACGTAGTGCGGCATCTTTCATTGGGTCGGTTGGTTTACCGCGCACAAGGTAAGATGAAAGCACTAAAGCGGCTGCATTTTCAAATGCGCACTCAGGGATGCTGTCTGGACGAAGTTGATTCATATCACCTTCATTGATTGCAAACGTACGTTCGCCATCTTCAGTGATAAGGGTGTAGCAGCGACCAATTGGACCATCGACAGGCTGTAAATAATCTAAGTCCATACGGCTAGATGTATTACATAGGTAGCGGTAAGCGTAAGAACCAATTTTCAGGTCTTTGCTCATTACACCCAGTAAAATTGACTTGTCATCGGCTAATACAGAGTAGTTATGTAGGGTATTACCTATGGTATCGCCAGGGTACTCGTGGCTGATAAGGTTATGCTCTTTGAGTTCTTCGTAAAGCAATTCAGCTTTATCTTGATCAAGAACCAACGAGTGGCCTTTACTCAGAGAATGACGAGCCAAAAACTCATCATCAACACGTGCTTCAATATCAACAATGGTTTGACCAACGCCAACAATGTGTGCGCGAGCAAGTGGATTTTCTTGTTGAATTTGAGCCATTAATGGATCGCGGGCATTGACTGGGAAGTAATGCTTTGACTTACGCTGACCAGGAAATTTCATGCTGTAGTAAAGGCTATTTTGTTTGGGGGATTTTGATTTGAGTCTACCACAGAAACAAAAGAAACAACCGTTTTCATCACAAAGTAATGACAAAAAGGTGCCTAATGGCTCTTTTTTAATCGACGTGGATCACGTTTTGGGGGCGGGTGTGTATAAAAATAGAAATGCAAGAGGAAACAAATAGAAAGAACAAGCATCAGATGTCGGTTAATACATCTGATGCTCTGTAATACTAATTATTCGAGTAGCAGCTTTTCAGCAGGGCGGCTGCCATCAACAGGGCGGTTTACCGAGATACTGCGGCCTTTCTTCATGCCTTTTTCATAATCATCGGTGATGCCTTTCATCGCTTCTTGAAGCTGTTGCTTGAAGGTTTCACGATCGATGTTTTCGAATTCTTTATCGATATAGTTGCTTAGACGCTGTTCGTGATCATCGTTAGAACTTAAAACAGGAAGTTTCTCTAATGCGCCCTCTAACCAACCTGCAAGGAAAGATGATACACGGCGGGTAACTTCGCCTGAGCTTGCCCCTGTACCGGCAAAGCTATTGCGAAATTGCCCCGTTTGCTGGTTCATTTCACGGTAAACAATATCAAATGCAAATGCGGCAAAAATGGCGCGTTCTGCAACACCGATAAACTCAGCTTCTTTTAGCCCTTTATAGTTTGTTAACACACATTCCACGCCAAAGCGGCGGTTAATACCACGGATAATTTTAAGAATCTGTGGGTTAACATTACTGGGTAATAGCGTTTTACTTTTGGTTTTACCCATTTTGATGAATTCAACATCGTCTTTGTCTAAGCCGTACTTCAACATCAGGCGGTGAGCCATGCGAATGGCTTGTGCGGCCTCATTGACGTTGGCAGAGTTACCAAGCTCTAAGCATTTAGCAATTTTTTTCAGTGCTTTTCGCTTATTTTCAGACATTCAATCACACTCACTATAAAACGGGGGACGTATTTTAACTGTTTTTGCGTGAAATTTCAGAGAAAATTTTCGTCAAATAGGAAGACGTGATGTTCATT containing:
- a CDS encoding OmpA family protein codes for the protein MNFSNKLCCVFFALGFFPVHASCIDVDNAYNHTVAVISKTEVTTQVRGNLLNKNTKEKMQVLSSDKIVSSEAPYSNSCFYNANDKMLTLIYGFDSDKLSVKHKSSLRDYLDNAGKVTSIEIEGHADSSGDSKYNVKLSSRRANNVAQYIRNEIGKNVKISMKAYGESQPSCSVEINKRKGCNRRTSLTVLH
- a CDS encoding tellurite resistance TerB family protein → MFKQLRVLFRQVMHEGTDGGAVDTPSMHLAMASLLCEVANADHEIDPREEQAKAHLLTMLLEINEAEAASLLKEATVKSKASVSLYEFTTKLRELLPEQRYSLIEAMWEVAYADGVIDPQEEAVIRQVAELIYIDHSLFIKAKLAAKKI
- the hrpA gene encoding ATP-dependent RNA helicase HrpA, with translation MMRDRFRLQKRIQGAARIKNEKAKHTVFDEIALDIAKSMQIVQMRQTQRPTISYPELLPVSQKKDDIAEAIKHNQVVIVAGETGSGKTTQLPKICLELGRGASGMIGHTQPRRLAARTVAARIAEELQCELGSYVGYKVRFNDQVSDRSQVKLMTDGILLAEIQNDRFLSQYDTIIIDEAHERSLNIDFIMGYLRELLPKRPDLKVIITSATIDPERFSKHFLDAPIIEVSGRTYPVETRYRPITEDGDDTDRDQLQAIFDAVDELCDEGLGDILIFMNGEREIRDTADALEKRNLRDTEVLPLYARLSANEQNRVFQSHSGRRIVLSTNVAETSLTVPGIKYVIDPGTARISRYSYRTKVQRLPIEAISQASANQRKGRCGRVQEGICIRLYSEEDFLSRPEFTDPEILRTNLASVILQMTAIGLGDIQAFPFVEAPDNRNIQDGIRLLDELGAINNKATDPRKRLTQLGRQLARLPIDPRLARMVLEAPKQGALREVMIIACALSIQDPRERPSDKKQASDEKHSRFNDKESDFISYVNLWNYIQEQQKELSGNQFRRQCKKDYLNYLRVREWQDIYYQVSQVVKELDFRINEQEASYQGVHTALLAGMLSHIGLKDPEKNEYQGARNARFNIFPGSGIFKKQPKWVMVAELVETSRLWGRVAAKIQPEWLEPLAQHLIKRSYSEPHWEKKQAAVFAFEKVMLYGIPVVGKRKVNYGRIDAQVSREIFTRSALVEGDWDTKHKFFHQNRKLLREVEELEHKSRRRDILIDDDQLFEFYDQRIEHTVVSGRHFDTWWKATSKENNELLNFEREMLFRGDASHVTDLDYPNFWHQGGLKLKLSYQFEPGEDNDGVTVHIPLPILNQVEPDGFDWQIPGLRPELVIALIKSLPKPIRRSFVPAPNYADAFLSRVEAQSMPLLDALEKELKRMTGVTVLREDWKPEQVPDHLKITYRSVDHRNRKLKESKDLFGLKESLKDKVQETLSQVADDDIEQEGLKTWSFGALPERYQQKRGGFEVKAFPALVDNKDSVGIKLFETQEEQQTVMQQGLRRLVLLNVPSPIKYLHANLPNKSKLGLYFNPYGRVLDLIDDCIACGIDKLLEQQGGLVWEPEKFEATKEFIRAELGDTVVDVAKQVEEILTMAFSINKRLKGRVDLTMAFALSDIKAQIDGLIFKGFATECGWKRLPDILRYMRAIERRMEKLPIDPNKDRVHILKIDSVVSDYKELLNKIPKGQPVPDQVKEIRWMIEELRVSYFAQQLGTPYPVSDKRVRNAINEC
- a CDS encoding type II toxin-antitoxin system Phd/YefM family antitoxin; this encodes MKVELVTSLKRQATKILSELHDTKEPVLITEHGKPSAYLVDVDDYEFMQNRLAILEGIARGERALADGKVVTHEEAKDKMSKWLN
- a CDS encoding type II toxin-antitoxin system RelE/ParE family toxin, with the translated sequence MAELIWTEPALSDLNDIAEYIALENVVAAKQLVQTIFSKVERLEAFPESGRIPPELEYLNYREVVVNPCRIFYKQGGDKVFILFVMRVERDLRKFLLSKQ
- a CDS encoding inosine/guanosine kinase, which translates into the protein MKFPGQRKSKHYFPVNARDPLMAQIQQENPLARAHIVGVGQTIVDIEARVDDEFLARHSLSKGHSLVLDQDKAELLYEELKEHNLISHEYPGDTIGNTLHNYSVLADDKSILLGVMSKDLKIGSYAYRYLCNTSSRMDLDYLQPVDGPIGRCYTLITEDGERTFAINEGDMNQLRPDSIPECAFENAAALVLSSYLVRGKPTDPMKDAALRAIEFAKKHNVPVVLTLGTKYVIEDKKEWWIEFLKEHVTCVAMNEEEGEALTGEKDPLLAADKALEWVDMVLCTAGPVGLYMAGYTEDELKRESTHPLLPGQIAEFNKYEFSRPMRKADCVKPLRVYSHIAPYLGGPVEIKNTNGAGDAALSALLHDMSANGFHKANVPNSSKHQAEFLAYSSFSQICRYSNRVSYEVLTQHAPRLSRGLPEREDCLKEDYWER
- a CDS encoding DUF2786 domain-containing protein, whose translation is MSENKRKALKKIAKCLELGNSANVNEAAQAIRMAHRLMLKYGLDKDDVEFIKMGKTKSKTLLPSNVNPQILKIIRGINRRFGVECVLTNYKGLKEAEFIGVAERAIFAAFAFDIVYREMNQQTGQFRNSFAGTGASSGEVTRRVSSFLAGWLEGALEKLPVLSSNDDHEQRLSNYIDKEFENIDRETFKQQLQEAMKGITDDYEKGMKKGRSISVNRPVDGSRPAEKLLLE